From one Trifolium pratense cultivar HEN17-A07 linkage group LG1, ARS_RC_1.1, whole genome shotgun sequence genomic stretch:
- the LOC123924383 gene encoding traB domain-containing protein isoform X3 — protein MLFPLTFHFNIFIHSPSFISMDSSITKSTFPIFTTNPFFLSKTSSLRPIKVSVKPPPPDFNYKLEISKESRAVIAESYPELLDLADNGSLVLVQKKRFGPVPSWRTEFVEPDYIWLIGTTHVSKESALEVERVVKAVKPDNVVVELCRSRAGIMYADDDQLDKQLRSTMFSLSGTGFFGAIGRSINLGGQTALALRLLLAAFSSKISSDTNRPFGDEFRAARKVSEEIGAQLVLGDRPIEITLQRAWKALNWTQKLSLLKIVILGITSSSDITTNKLELQKASSDDGTLQLYEQLSFSYPSLLPPLIHERDTYLAWSLKRSKAVNNCKRVVGVIGKGHMNGVIYALLADTGNLRFRDLAGKNSYDGGSGGWLDGLVKSLVRDTVIGIVLWALYELVKGASFPIFHDS, from the exons ATGTTATTTCCTCTCACTTTTCACTTCAATATCTTTATTCATTCACCATCCTTCATTTCCATGGATTCTTCCATCACCAAATCAACCTTCCCAATTTTCACCACCAACCCATTTTTCCTCTCCAAAACGTCTTCTCTCAGACCCATAAAAGTTTCCGTCAAACCTCCACCTCCAGACTTCAATTACAAGCTAGAGATTTCCAAAGAATCAAGAGCTGTTATTGCTGAATCTTACCCTGAATTGCTTGATTTAGCTGACAATGGGAGCTTGGTTTTGGTTCAGAAGAAGAGGTTTGGTCCTGTTCCTTCTTGGAGGACTGAATTTGTTGAACCTGACTATATTTGGTTGATTGGAACTACCCATGTTTCCAAAGAATCAGCTTTGGAGGTTGAGCGTGTTGTTAAGGCTGTCAAGCCTGATAATGTGGTTGTTGAGCTCTGCAGAAGCAG AGCTGGGATCATGTATGCTGATGATGATCAGCTTGACAAACAGTTAAGATCTACTATGTTTTCCTTGAGCGGGACTGGGTTTTTTGGAGCTATTGGCCGTAGCATAAACCTAG GTGGTCAAACTGCTTTAGCATTGAGATTACTTCTGGCTGCTTTTTCATCAAAGATCTCTTCAGATACTAACCGCCCTTTTGGTGATGAG TTCCGTGCTGCTCGAAAAGTATCAGAAGAAATTGGTGCACAATTAGTTTTGGGAGATAGGCCAATTGAAATAACA CTTCAGAGAGCATGGAAGGCTTTGAATTGGACTCAGAAGTTGAGTTTATTGAAAATAGTTATCCTTGGAATAACATCTTCATCAGACATTACTACAAATAAGCTTGAG TTGCAGAAAGCAAGTTCAGATGATGGTACACTTCAGCTTTATGAGCAACTCAGTTTTTCATATCCATCTCTATTGCCACCTCTTATACATGAACGCGATACT TATCTTGCATGGTCTCTAAAGAGGAGCAAGGCTGTAAATAACTGTAAAAGGGTGGTAGGTGTAATTGGAAAAGGCCACATGAATGGTGTAATATATGCACTGTTAGCTGATACAGGGAATTTGAGGTTTCGAGACCTTGCAGGGAAAAATTCATATGATGGAGGTTCTGGTGGCTGGCTTGATGGTCTAGTCAAGAGTTTAGTGAGGGATACGGTGATCGGCATTGTCTTATGGGCCTTATATGAATTGGTTAAGGGAGCTTCTTTTCCCATCTTCCATGATTCTTAA
- the LOC123924383 gene encoding traB domain-containing protein isoform X1 — MLFPLTFHFNIFIHSPSFISMDSSITKSTFPIFTTNPFFLSKTSSLRPIKVSVKPPPPDFNYKLEISKESRAVIAESYPELLDLADNGSLVLVQKKRFGPVPSWRTEFVEPDYIWLIGTTHVSKESALEVERVVKAVKPDNVVVELCRSRAGIMYADDDQLDKQLRSTMFSLSGTGFFGAIGRSINLGGQTALALRLLLAAFSSKISSDTNRPFGDEFRAARKVSEEIGAQLVLGDRPIEITLQRAWKALNWTQKLSLLKIVILGITSSSDITTNKLQKASSDDGTLQLYEQLSFSYPSLLPPLIHERDTYLAWSLKRSKAVNNCKRVVGVIGKGHMNGVIYALLADTGNLRFRDLAGKNSYDGGSGGWLDGLVKSLVRDTVIGIVLWALYELVKGASFPIFHDS; from the exons ATGTTATTTCCTCTCACTTTTCACTTCAATATCTTTATTCATTCACCATCCTTCATTTCCATGGATTCTTCCATCACCAAATCAACCTTCCCAATTTTCACCACCAACCCATTTTTCCTCTCCAAAACGTCTTCTCTCAGACCCATAAAAGTTTCCGTCAAACCTCCACCTCCAGACTTCAATTACAAGCTAGAGATTTCCAAAGAATCAAGAGCTGTTATTGCTGAATCTTACCCTGAATTGCTTGATTTAGCTGACAATGGGAGCTTGGTTTTGGTTCAGAAGAAGAGGTTTGGTCCTGTTCCTTCTTGGAGGACTGAATTTGTTGAACCTGACTATATTTGGTTGATTGGAACTACCCATGTTTCCAAAGAATCAGCTTTGGAGGTTGAGCGTGTTGTTAAGGCTGTCAAGCCTGATAATGTGGTTGTTGAGCTCTGCAGAAGCAG AGCTGGGATCATGTATGCTGATGATGATCAGCTTGACAAACAGTTAAGATCTACTATGTTTTCCTTGAGCGGGACTGGGTTTTTTGGAGCTATTGGCCGTAGCATAAACCTAG GTGGTCAAACTGCTTTAGCATTGAGATTACTTCTGGCTGCTTTTTCATCAAAGATCTCTTCAGATACTAACCGCCCTTTTGGTGATGAG TTCCGTGCTGCTCGAAAAGTATCAGAAGAAATTGGTGCACAATTAGTTTTGGGAGATAGGCCAATTGAAATAACA CTTCAGAGAGCATGGAAGGCTTTGAATTGGACTCAGAAGTTGAGTTTATTGAAAATAGTTATCCTTGGAATAACATCTTCATCAGACATTACTACAAATA AGTTGCAGAAAGCAAGTTCAGATGATGGTACACTTCAGCTTTATGAGCAACTCAGTTTTTCATATCCATCTCTATTGCCACCTCTTATACATGAACGCGATACT TATCTTGCATGGTCTCTAAAGAGGAGCAAGGCTGTAAATAACTGTAAAAGGGTGGTAGGTGTAATTGGAAAAGGCCACATGAATGGTGTAATATATGCACTGTTAGCTGATACAGGGAATTTGAGGTTTCGAGACCTTGCAGGGAAAAATTCATATGATGGAGGTTCTGGTGGCTGGCTTGATGGTCTAGTCAAGAGTTTAGTGAGGGATACGGTGATCGGCATTGTCTTATGGGCCTTATATGAATTGGTTAAGGGAGCTTCTTTTCCCATCTTCCATGATTCTTAA
- the LOC123924383 gene encoding traB domain-containing protein isoform X4 — protein MLFPLTFHFNIFIHSPSFISMDSSITKSTFPIFTTNPFFLSKTSSLRPIKVSVKPPPPDFNYKLEISKESRAVIAESYPELLDLADNGSLVLVQKKRFGPVPSWRTEFVEPDYIWLIGTTHVSKESALEVERVVKAVKPDNVVVELCRSRAGIMYADDDQLDKQLRSTMFSLSGTGFFGAIGRSINLGGQTALALRLLLAAFSSKISSDTNRPFGDEFRAARKVSEEIGAQLVLGDRPIEITLQRAWKALNWTQKLSLLKIVILGITSSSDITTNKLEKASSDDGTLQLYEQLSFSYPSLLPPLIHERDTYLAWSLKRSKAVNNCKRVVGVIGKGHMNGVIYALLADTGNLRFRDLAGKNSYDGGSGGWLDGLVKSLVRDTVIGIVLWALYELVKGASFPIFHDS, from the exons ATGTTATTTCCTCTCACTTTTCACTTCAATATCTTTATTCATTCACCATCCTTCATTTCCATGGATTCTTCCATCACCAAATCAACCTTCCCAATTTTCACCACCAACCCATTTTTCCTCTCCAAAACGTCTTCTCTCAGACCCATAAAAGTTTCCGTCAAACCTCCACCTCCAGACTTCAATTACAAGCTAGAGATTTCCAAAGAATCAAGAGCTGTTATTGCTGAATCTTACCCTGAATTGCTTGATTTAGCTGACAATGGGAGCTTGGTTTTGGTTCAGAAGAAGAGGTTTGGTCCTGTTCCTTCTTGGAGGACTGAATTTGTTGAACCTGACTATATTTGGTTGATTGGAACTACCCATGTTTCCAAAGAATCAGCTTTGGAGGTTGAGCGTGTTGTTAAGGCTGTCAAGCCTGATAATGTGGTTGTTGAGCTCTGCAGAAGCAG AGCTGGGATCATGTATGCTGATGATGATCAGCTTGACAAACAGTTAAGATCTACTATGTTTTCCTTGAGCGGGACTGGGTTTTTTGGAGCTATTGGCCGTAGCATAAACCTAG GTGGTCAAACTGCTTTAGCATTGAGATTACTTCTGGCTGCTTTTTCATCAAAGATCTCTTCAGATACTAACCGCCCTTTTGGTGATGAG TTCCGTGCTGCTCGAAAAGTATCAGAAGAAATTGGTGCACAATTAGTTTTGGGAGATAGGCCAATTGAAATAACA CTTCAGAGAGCATGGAAGGCTTTGAATTGGACTCAGAAGTTGAGTTTATTGAAAATAGTTATCCTTGGAATAACATCTTCATCAGACATTACTACAAATAAGCTTGAG AAAGCAAGTTCAGATGATGGTACACTTCAGCTTTATGAGCAACTCAGTTTTTCATATCCATCTCTATTGCCACCTCTTATACATGAACGCGATACT TATCTTGCATGGTCTCTAAAGAGGAGCAAGGCTGTAAATAACTGTAAAAGGGTGGTAGGTGTAATTGGAAAAGGCCACATGAATGGTGTAATATATGCACTGTTAGCTGATACAGGGAATTTGAGGTTTCGAGACCTTGCAGGGAAAAATTCATATGATGGAGGTTCTGGTGGCTGGCTTGATGGTCTAGTCAAGAGTTTAGTGAGGGATACGGTGATCGGCATTGTCTTATGGGCCTTATATGAATTGGTTAAGGGAGCTTCTTTTCCCATCTTCCATGATTCTTAA
- the LOC123924383 gene encoding traB domain-containing protein isoform X2 yields the protein MLFPLTFHFNIFIHSPSFISMDSSITKSTFPIFTTNPFFLSKTSSLRPIKVSVKPPPPDFNYKLEISKESRAVIAESYPELLDLADNGSLVLVQKKRFGPVPSWRTEFVEPDYIWLIGTTHVSKESALEVERVVKAVKPDNVVVELCRSRAGIMYADDDQLDKQLRSTMFSLSGTGFFGAIGRSINLGGQTALALRLLLAAFSSKISSDTNRPFGDEFRAARKVSEEIGAQLVLGDRPIEITLQRAWKALNWTQKLSLLKIVILGITSSSDITTNKKASSDDGTLQLYEQLSFSYPSLLPPLIHERDTYLAWSLKRSKAVNNCKRVVGVIGKGHMNGVIYALLADTGNLRFRDLAGKNSYDGGSGGWLDGLVKSLVRDTVIGIVLWALYELVKGASFPIFHDS from the exons ATGTTATTTCCTCTCACTTTTCACTTCAATATCTTTATTCATTCACCATCCTTCATTTCCATGGATTCTTCCATCACCAAATCAACCTTCCCAATTTTCACCACCAACCCATTTTTCCTCTCCAAAACGTCTTCTCTCAGACCCATAAAAGTTTCCGTCAAACCTCCACCTCCAGACTTCAATTACAAGCTAGAGATTTCCAAAGAATCAAGAGCTGTTATTGCTGAATCTTACCCTGAATTGCTTGATTTAGCTGACAATGGGAGCTTGGTTTTGGTTCAGAAGAAGAGGTTTGGTCCTGTTCCTTCTTGGAGGACTGAATTTGTTGAACCTGACTATATTTGGTTGATTGGAACTACCCATGTTTCCAAAGAATCAGCTTTGGAGGTTGAGCGTGTTGTTAAGGCTGTCAAGCCTGATAATGTGGTTGTTGAGCTCTGCAGAAGCAG AGCTGGGATCATGTATGCTGATGATGATCAGCTTGACAAACAGTTAAGATCTACTATGTTTTCCTTGAGCGGGACTGGGTTTTTTGGAGCTATTGGCCGTAGCATAAACCTAG GTGGTCAAACTGCTTTAGCATTGAGATTACTTCTGGCTGCTTTTTCATCAAAGATCTCTTCAGATACTAACCGCCCTTTTGGTGATGAG TTCCGTGCTGCTCGAAAAGTATCAGAAGAAATTGGTGCACAATTAGTTTTGGGAGATAGGCCAATTGAAATAACA CTTCAGAGAGCATGGAAGGCTTTGAATTGGACTCAGAAGTTGAGTTTATTGAAAATAGTTATCCTTGGAATAACATCTTCATCAGACATTACTACAAATA AGAAAGCAAGTTCAGATGATGGTACACTTCAGCTTTATGAGCAACTCAGTTTTTCATATCCATCTCTATTGCCACCTCTTATACATGAACGCGATACT TATCTTGCATGGTCTCTAAAGAGGAGCAAGGCTGTAAATAACTGTAAAAGGGTGGTAGGTGTAATTGGAAAAGGCCACATGAATGGTGTAATATATGCACTGTTAGCTGATACAGGGAATTTGAGGTTTCGAGACCTTGCAGGGAAAAATTCATATGATGGAGGTTCTGGTGGCTGGCTTGATGGTCTAGTCAAGAGTTTAGTGAGGGATACGGTGATCGGCATTGTCTTATGGGCCTTATATGAATTGGTTAAGGGAGCTTCTTTTCCCATCTTCCATGATTCTTAA
- the LOC123924383 gene encoding traB domain-containing protein isoform X5, producing the protein MFPKNQLWRLSVLLRLSSLIMWLLSSAEADFISRAGIMYADDDQLDKQLRSTMFSLSGTGFFGAIGRSINLGGQTALALRLLLAAFSSKISSDTNRPFGDEFRAARKVSEEIGAQLVLGDRPIEITLQRAWKALNWTQKLSLLKIVILGITSSSDITTNKLELQKASSDDGTLQLYEQLSFSYPSLLPPLIHERDTYLAWSLKRSKAVNNCKRVVGVIGKGHMNGVIYALLADTGNLRFRDLAGKNSYDGGSGGWLDGLVKSLVRDTVIGIVLWALYELVKGASFPIFHDS; encoded by the exons ATGTTTCCAAAGAATCAGCTTTGGAGGTTGAGCGTGTTGTTAAGGCTGTCAAGCCTGATAATGTGGTTGTTGAGCTCTGCAGAAGCAG ATTTCATTTCCAGAGCTGGGATCATGTATGCTGATGATGATCAGCTTGACAAACAGTTAAGATCTACTATGTTTTCCTTGAGCGGGACTGGGTTTTTTGGAGCTATTGGCCGTAGCATAAACCTAG GTGGTCAAACTGCTTTAGCATTGAGATTACTTCTGGCTGCTTTTTCATCAAAGATCTCTTCAGATACTAACCGCCCTTTTGGTGATGAG TTCCGTGCTGCTCGAAAAGTATCAGAAGAAATTGGTGCACAATTAGTTTTGGGAGATAGGCCAATTGAAATAACA CTTCAGAGAGCATGGAAGGCTTTGAATTGGACTCAGAAGTTGAGTTTATTGAAAATAGTTATCCTTGGAATAACATCTTCATCAGACATTACTACAAATAAGCTTGAG TTGCAGAAAGCAAGTTCAGATGATGGTACACTTCAGCTTTATGAGCAACTCAGTTTTTCATATCCATCTCTATTGCCACCTCTTATACATGAACGCGATACT TATCTTGCATGGTCTCTAAAGAGGAGCAAGGCTGTAAATAACTGTAAAAGGGTGGTAGGTGTAATTGGAAAAGGCCACATGAATGGTGTAATATATGCACTGTTAGCTGATACAGGGAATTTGAGGTTTCGAGACCTTGCAGGGAAAAATTCATATGATGGAGGTTCTGGTGGCTGGCTTGATGGTCTAGTCAAGAGTTTAGTGAGGGATACGGTGATCGGCATTGTCTTATGGGCCTTATATGAATTGGTTAAGGGAGCTTCTTTTCCCATCTTCCATGATTCTTAA